A genome region from Streptomyces antimycoticus includes the following:
- a CDS encoding transglycosylase SLT domain-containing protein has translation MSRISVRGFAVASATAVTTVGAVVGVAAGGQQQGSSDPIEATAADSTLLADIPAGQQAVAQTASLTQQADVQSTAADAEARKSAEEAARKQAAKDAKAKKAAADKAAAEKLAKEREAKKKEDLASRSATRDAGDFPQQASYTISEVQSMARQIVPSGQFQCFSNIVDHESTWNYQATNPSSGAYGLVQALPASKMSSAGSDWQTNPATQIKWGVNYMNERYGSPCDAWAFWQANGHY, from the coding sequence GTGAGCCGGATTTCGGTCCGGGGATTCGCAGTGGCCTCGGCCACCGCGGTCACCACTGTGGGCGCCGTTGTCGGCGTCGCCGCGGGCGGACAGCAGCAGGGCTCGTCCGACCCGATCGAGGCGACTGCCGCCGACTCGACGCTCCTTGCGGACATACCCGCCGGGCAGCAAGCCGTTGCCCAGACCGCATCCCTGACGCAGCAGGCGGACGTTCAGTCCACCGCGGCCGACGCGGAGGCGCGCAAGTCCGCCGAGGAGGCAGCCCGCAAGCAGGCGGCCAAGGACGCGAAGGCCAAGAAGGCCGCCGCGGACAAGGCAGCCGCCGAGAAGCTGGCCAAGGAGCGGGAAGCGAAGAAGAAGGAGGATCTCGCGAGCCGTTCGGCCACGCGTGACGCCGGCGACTTCCCCCAGCAGGCTTCGTACACGATCTCCGAGGTCCAGTCGATGGCCCGGCAGATCGTTCCGAGTGGCCAGTTCCAGTGCTTCAGCAACATCGTGGACCACGAGTCCACCTGGAACTACCAGGCCACCAACCCCTCGTCTGGTGCCTACGGTCTGGTACAGGCGCTGCCCGCCTCCAAGATGTCCTCGGCGGGCTCCGACTGGCAGACCAACCCGGCGACCCAGATCAAGTGGGGCGTGAACTACATGAACGAGCGCTACGGCAGCCCGTGTGACGCCTGGGCGTTCTGGCAGGCCAACGGCCACTACTGA
- a CDS encoding AI-2E family transporter: MSKLPQWVGRLGTGLTRLAHRLESQQAEMRGREGDGDTGPRSPSGPEPSEERPRGARPSGGAPGTGADQDQDQGAGAARGAESAKGAEGRESSAGPGSPESPESSQNSAGAEGKGAQGESPRPEPSSVPAPPSYAPAVSARPDPVAAVPWGVRVAAEAAWRLLVLGGTVWVLMRVISSVQLVVLSFTVALLITALLEPTVTRLRRRGVPRGLATALTFIAGFVVMGLVVWFVVWQVMENIDEVSGEVQAGIDDLRRWLLHSPFHVTEKQINHVAKSLREAVGANTEQITSAGLEGVTVVVEVLTGLLLTMFCTLFLLYDGPKIWNWTLKMVPAPAREGVAGAGPRAWATLTAYVRGTVIVALIDAIFIGVGLFFLDVPMAVPLAVFIFLFAFIPLVGAVVSGALAVVVALVTQGVFTGAMVLIVVLAVQQIEGHVLQPFILGRAVRVHPLAVVLSVAAGSLIGGIGGAVVAVPLVAVANAVVVYLRSYNQENALRAIPGPHGATASGAAPTDPPGAPPEKGNEPR, translated from the coding sequence ATGTCCAAATTGCCGCAGTGGGTCGGCAGGCTGGGAACCGGACTTACCCGGCTCGCCCACCGGCTGGAATCCCAACAGGCCGAAATGCGGGGGCGCGAGGGCGACGGCGACACCGGCCCGAGGTCCCCATCGGGGCCCGAACCATCCGAGGAGCGCCCGCGGGGGGCACGGCCGTCCGGCGGTGCGCCCGGCACCGGAGCGGACCAGGACCAGGACCAGGGCGCCGGGGCCGCACGGGGCGCCGAGAGCGCCAAGGGGGCTGAGGGTCGGGAGAGTTCCGCGGGCCCGGGAAGTCCCGAGAGCCCCGAGAGTTCCCAGAATTCCGCGGGCGCCGAGGGGAAGGGCGCGCAGGGCGAGTCCCCCCGGCCGGAGCCGTCCAGCGTGCCCGCCCCGCCCTCCTACGCCCCCGCCGTCTCCGCCAGACCCGATCCGGTGGCCGCCGTCCCCTGGGGCGTCCGCGTCGCCGCCGAGGCGGCCTGGCGGCTGCTGGTGCTCGGCGGCACGGTGTGGGTGCTCATGAGGGTCATCAGCTCCGTCCAGCTGGTGGTGCTCTCCTTCACCGTCGCGCTCCTCATCACCGCGCTGCTGGAACCCACCGTGACCCGGCTGCGGCGGCGCGGTGTGCCGCGCGGGCTGGCCACCGCGCTCACCTTCATCGCCGGCTTCGTTGTCATGGGCCTGGTCGTATGGTTCGTGGTCTGGCAGGTCATGGAGAACATCGACGAGGTCTCGGGCGAGGTCCAGGCCGGTATCGACGACCTGCGGCGCTGGCTGCTGCACAGCCCGTTCCATGTGACCGAGAAGCAGATCAACCATGTCGCCAAGAGTCTGCGCGAGGCGGTCGGCGCCAACACCGAGCAGATCACCTCGGCGGGGCTCGAGGGCGTCACGGTCGTCGTCGAGGTGCTGACCGGCCTTCTGCTGACGATGTTCTGCACGCTCTTCCTGCTGTACGACGGCCCGAAGATCTGGAACTGGACCCTCAAGATGGTCCCCGCCCCGGCCCGCGAGGGCGTGGCGGGCGCCGGTCCGCGGGCGTGGGCGACGCTGACCGCCTATGTGCGCGGCACGGTGATCGTGGCGCTGATCGACGCGATCTTCATCGGCGTGGGTCTCTTCTTCCTCGATGTGCCCATGGCGGTGCCGCTCGCCGTCTTCATCTTCCTCTTCGCCTTCATCCCGCTGGTGGGTGCGGTGGTCTCCGGCGCGCTCGCGGTGGTCGTGGCACTGGTCACCCAGGGCGTGTTCACGGGGGCGATGGTGCTGATCGTGGTGCTGGCCGTGCAGCAGATCGAGGGCCATGTGCTGCAGCCCTTCATCCTCGGCCGCGCGGTGCGGGTCCATCCGCTGGCCGTGGTGCTCTCGGTCGCGGCCGGTTCGCTGATCGGCGGCATCGGCGGCGCGGTGGTGGCCGTTCCCCTGGTGGCGGTCGCCAACGCGGTCGTCGTCTATCTGCGCAGCTACAACCAGGAGAACGCGCTGCGCGCCATCCCGGGCCCGCACGGCGCCACCGCCTCCGGCGCGGCGCCCACCGACCCGCCGGGCGCGCCGCCGGAGAAGGGCAACGAGCCCCGGTAA
- a CDS encoding alkyl hydroperoxide reductase yields the protein MALDELKSALPDYAKDLKLNLGSVIGNSELPQQQLWGTVLACAIASRSARVLTELEPEAKANLSPEAYTAAKSAAAIMAMNNVYYRTRHLLSDPEYNNLRAGLRMNVIGNPGVEKVDFELWSLAVSAINGCGMCLDSHEQVLRKAGVDRETIQEAFKIASVLQAVGATLDAEGVLAANG from the coding sequence ATGGCACTCGATGAGCTGAAGTCCGCGCTTCCGGACTACGCCAAGGACCTCAAGCTGAACCTCGGTTCGGTCATCGGCAACTCCGAGCTTCCGCAGCAGCAGCTGTGGGGCACCGTGCTGGCCTGCGCGATCGCCTCGCGCTCGGCGCGGGTGCTGACCGAGCTGGAGCCGGAGGCCAAGGCCAACCTCTCGCCGGAGGCGTACACCGCCGCCAAGTCGGCGGCCGCCATCATGGCGATGAACAACGTCTACTACCGGACCCGGCACCTGCTGTCCGACCCGGAGTACAACAACCTGCGCGCCGGGCTGCGGATGAACGTCATCGGCAACCCGGGTGTGGAGAAGGTCGACTTCGAGCTGTGGTCGCTGGCCGTGTCCGCGATCAACGGCTGCGGAATGTGCCTCGACTCGCATGAGCAGGTGCTCCGCAAGGCGGGCGTGGACCGCGAGACGATCCAGGAAGCCTTCAAGATCGCCTCGGTGCTGCAGGCGGTCGGCGCCACCCTGGACGCCGAGGGCGTCCTGGCCGCGAACGGCTGA
- a CDS encoding peroxiredoxin, with the protein MLTVGDKFPEYDLTACVSLESGKEFEQINHKTYEGKWKIVFAWPKDFTFVCPTEIAAFGKLNEEFADRDAQILGFSGDSEFVHHAWRKDHPDLRDLPFPMLADSKHELMRDLGIEGEDGFAQRAVFIVDQNNEIQFTMVTAGSVGRNPKEVLRVLDALQTDELCPCNWSKGEDTLDPVALLSGE; encoded by the coding sequence GTGCTCACCGTCGGTGACAAGTTCCCCGAGTACGACCTGACCGCCTGTGTGTCGCTGGAGAGCGGCAAGGAGTTCGAGCAGATCAACCACAAGACCTACGAGGGCAAGTGGAAGATCGTCTTCGCGTGGCCGAAGGACTTCACCTTCGTGTGCCCGACGGAGATCGCCGCCTTCGGCAAGCTGAACGAGGAGTTCGCCGACCGTGACGCCCAGATCCTGGGCTTCTCCGGCGACTCCGAGTTCGTCCACCACGCCTGGCGCAAGGACCACCCGGACCTGCGCGACCTGCCGTTCCCGATGCTGGCCGACTCCAAGCACGAGCTGATGCGCGACCTGGGCATCGAGGGCGAGGACGGCTTCGCACAGCGCGCCGTCTTCATCGTGGACCAGAACAACGAGATCCAGTTCACCATGGTGACGGCCGGTTCCGTGGGCCGTAACCCCAAGGAGGTCCTGCGGGTGCTGGACGCCCTGCAGACCGACGAACTGTGCCCCTGCAACTGGAGCAAGGGCGAGGACACCCTGGACCCGGTAGCCCTCCTCTCCGGTGAGTGA